Proteins from a genomic interval of Halopseudomonas litoralis:
- the pilW gene encoding type IV pilus biogenesis/stability protein PilW, with amino-acid sequence MSKHIVVIWLLSLVLSGCVTTSDQPTRKTDPDEARDAYVQLGLGYLQKGETERAKAPLSEALKIDPRSESAHVALALVFQQEGEVSLADKHFRAALASAPGNPRILNNYGAFLMEQERYSEALGYFQKASEDTLYRERSRVFENLGLAYSRLGEAEEAKASFERALRLNSRQPLALLELARMEFAEQNYVPAWNHYLNFSQISAQNASSLWLGVQLARRFNDHNRAASYALQLRRLYPATPEARALHESEQS; translated from the coding sequence ATGAGCAAGCACATTGTCGTGATCTGGCTATTGAGTCTGGTGCTCAGTGGCTGTGTGACCACATCTGACCAGCCGACCCGCAAGACGGATCCGGACGAGGCGCGGGATGCCTACGTTCAGCTCGGTCTGGGCTATCTGCAGAAAGGCGAGACCGAACGCGCCAAGGCACCTCTGAGCGAAGCCCTGAAAATCGACCCGCGCTCCGAGTCTGCCCATGTTGCCCTGGCGCTGGTATTTCAGCAGGAAGGCGAGGTGTCCTTGGCCGACAAGCACTTTCGTGCGGCATTGGCCAGTGCGCCAGGCAACCCGCGCATACTGAACAACTACGGCGCATTTCTGATGGAGCAGGAGCGCTACAGCGAAGCGCTGGGCTATTTCCAGAAGGCTTCGGAAGATACCTTGTATCGTGAACGCTCCCGGGTTTTCGAGAACCTTGGCCTGGCCTACAGTCGGCTGGGCGAGGCGGAGGAAGCCAAAGCCAGCTTCGAGCGCGCTCTGCGCCTCAACAGCCGTCAGCCATTGGCATTACTGGAGCTGGCGCGCATGGAGTTTGCCGAACAGAACTACGTGCCTGCCTGGAATCATTACCTGAATTTCAGTCAGATATCCGCGCAGAACGCCTCCAGCCTGTGGCTGGGTGTGCAGTTGGCGCGACGCTTTAATGATCACAACAGGGCGGCCAGCTATGCATTACAGCTGCGCCGGCTGTATCCGGCAACGCCGGAGGCGCGAGCCCTGCATGAGTCGGAGCAGTCCTGA